Proteins encoded together in one Armatimonadota bacterium window:
- a CDS encoding WYL domain-containing protein, giving the protein EGIPRGNDPDAARRVVPTPDHGWYPPPAITWYTWGDYGRYTLARLLTLGRLESRLPARYRRDVRIAQKRFYFDPTPWWEGAPVLDHLHTLRQGVWHSRKVALEYENAAGKKSSRIVRPYGLVVKTTHWYLVAYCEVRKEIRAFSIYRIASARLLEETFAWPEGFSLEAYWKARVREFTSEVAEREQHLRAQR; this is encoded by the coding sequence GAGGGAATTCCCCGTGGCAACGACCCAGATGCTGCTCGCCGGGTGGTACCCACCCCCGATCATGGGTGGTACCCACCCCCGGCGATCACGTGGTACACATGGGGCGACTATGGCCGGTACACTCTAGCGCGACTGCTGACACTAGGACGCCTGGAATCGCGACTGCCCGCCCGCTACCGTCGGGATGTCCGCATTGCCCAGAAGAGGTTCTACTTCGATCCCACCCCTTGGTGGGAGGGAGCGCCTGTCTTAGACCATCTACACACCTTGAGGCAAGGGGTTTGGCACTCGCGCAAGGTGGCGCTGGAATACGAAAACGCCGCGGGCAAGAAGAGCAGCCGCATCGTGCGCCCTTACGGCCTCGTCGTGAAGACAACACACTGGTATCTGGTTGCCTATTGCGAAGTCCGAAAGGAGATACGCGCCTTTAGCATCTACCGCATTGCCAGCGCCAGACTGCTTGAAGAGACCTTTGCCTGGCCAGAGGGTTTCTCGCTGGAGGCGTACTGGAAGGCCCGAGTACGCGAATTCACGTCGGAGGTGGCGGAGCGAGAGCAGCACTTGAGGGCCCAGCGATAA
- a CDS encoding alpha-2-macroglobulin family protein, whose translation MTKRILAMLRRPQVGPALVALAMISTAVAVGPREMRADTGISPLETRILGQSQWLAGSTASLRVIVSDHDTGKPLRAWVRVAARPQPKGDEQPAALTILHERRTDRSGTLDAGFRVPAFEPGQYELVVEVGAGTAGTDLVKQPLRITKRAEVLLTTDKPIYQPGQVIHLRALALMKPQRLPVAGEKVIFEIEDAKGNKVFKQGVELSRFGVAGADFQLASELNLGRWRARAVLPFGSAEKTIAVERYVLPKFKIVITPDKSFYLPGEIATGKLQADYIFGKPVAGGEVLITASTFDIGWTEIGEIHGRTDDNGTYRYSIELPKTFVGQPLEQGKALAKLDVEVTDRADHSEHAAKTMPVAQDPISIVAIPESKTLRPGLPNTVYLITAYPDGTPARCRLSVTVTGAARSATTDDLGIADLSFTPTGGVSLTVVADDGKGNKAERTIPLGVQPGADAIILRADAAIARAGDKLDVTVLCTRQTGTVYLDAVRDGQTILTKSLDLSGGKATMSLPITPDMIGTVELHAYKILPDENIIRDTRLIYVKPADDLRIGITTDKQTYRPRGKARVEFTVTDQQNHPVLAALGVVVVDEAVYALQEMQPGLAEIYFTLERELMEPRYEIHGLRPASVVRGELPIPEADRAGLQQKAARVLFAAVERPERFSLSVNTYTERVAKMREQWMQAMSRDAERINRALEQYRQRHGRYLDPNADIAVLVQEGLLRRSDLRDQWGNPYRVRFRAANAWLESAGPDGRWDTVDDLRAAEMLGRFRGGAVESEQMPAMPQEGLFFGRREAAAAPAAMAKDARREVGDAAAPEPVMVRQFFPETMFFDPQIITDERGRATLDLDMADSITTWRMSTMASSMRGQLGSRDLPLRVFQDFFIDIDLPVALTQNDEVSIPVAIYNYLKRPQEIKLELERGAWFELLGDAAKTVTIKAEDVGVTYFRLRVKQIGNHRLTVTARGSEMSDAMQRQIEVVPDGKEVREVVNDRIDADVRRTVVIPAEALPDASNLLVKIYPGVFSQAVEGLDAMLRMPFGCFEQTSSVTYPNVLVLDYLKTTGKVSPELQMKAEGFIGVGYQRLVSYEVAGGGFSWFGNAPAHQVLTAYGLLEFSDMARVHEVDANVIRRTQEWLAGRQQADGTWPLDKGGIAEGIINRQTDVFRTTAYITWALAESGYQGPALSKGLDYVRAHYAKEKDPYALAVVANAFLTIDPNDPDGKTAIDMLAELAVEQDKVAYWKGAGRTFTGATDQGADLETTALAAYAVVKSGRHVGLTNKAMNYLVQAKDSFGTWQTTQATVWALKAMLAAMGKATQEIDAKLTVSINGKQAAKFAITPEDYDVMRQVDLKGLAQAGKNEVTITFSGKGSALYQIVSIYYLPWQRVQQPPKEVLGIQVSYDKTRLAQNDTATCSVKVTNNTGKVAEMVIIDLGVPPGFEVMPEDLQRMVDKGVFQKFTLAARQIIIYIEEIKPGAPLEFSYTLRAKFPIKAKTPQSRVYKYYNPEVVGIARPVEMAIEG comes from the coding sequence ATGACTAAGCGTATCCTGGCGATGTTGCGGCGACCGCAGGTGGGACCCGCTTTGGTCGCACTGGCGATGATTTCGACGGCGGTCGCGGTGGGCCCGCGCGAAATGCGCGCCGACACCGGCATCAGCCCGCTTGAGACTCGAATCCTGGGGCAATCGCAGTGGCTGGCCGGCAGCACCGCTTCGCTGCGCGTGATCGTCAGCGATCATGACACCGGCAAGCCCCTGCGCGCGTGGGTGCGCGTCGCCGCGCGGCCCCAGCCCAAGGGTGACGAGCAACCCGCGGCGCTGACCATCCTGCACGAACGGCGCACCGACCGCTCTGGCACGCTGGACGCCGGGTTTCGCGTCCCGGCTTTCGAGCCGGGCCAGTACGAGCTGGTGGTCGAGGTCGGCGCCGGCACCGCGGGAACCGATCTCGTCAAGCAGCCGCTGCGCATCACCAAGCGCGCCGAGGTGCTGCTCACCACCGACAAGCCCATCTACCAGCCCGGCCAGGTTATCCACCTGCGGGCGCTGGCGCTGATGAAGCCGCAGCGCCTGCCGGTCGCCGGCGAGAAGGTCATCTTCGAGATCGAGGACGCCAAGGGCAACAAGGTCTTCAAGCAAGGCGTTGAGCTGTCACGCTTCGGCGTCGCCGGCGCCGACTTCCAGCTCGCCAGCGAGCTCAACCTCGGTCGCTGGCGGGCGCGCGCGGTGCTGCCCTTCGGCAGCGCCGAGAAGACCATCGCCGTCGAGCGCTACGTCCTGCCCAAGTTCAAGATCGTCATCACCCCCGACAAGTCGTTCTACCTGCCGGGCGAGATCGCGACGGGCAAGCTTCAAGCCGACTACATCTTCGGCAAGCCGGTAGCCGGCGGCGAGGTGCTAATCACCGCCTCGACCTTCGACATCGGCTGGACCGAGATCGGCGAAATCCACGGGCGCACCGATGACAACGGGACTTACCGCTATTCCATCGAGCTGCCAAAGACGTTCGTCGGCCAGCCCCTGGAGCAGGGCAAGGCCCTGGCCAAGCTCGACGTGGAGGTCACCGACCGCGCCGACCATAGCGAGCACGCGGCCAAGACCATGCCCGTCGCCCAGGACCCCATCAGTATCGTCGCCATCCCCGAGAGCAAGACCCTGCGCCCCGGCCTGCCCAACACGGTTTACCTCATCACCGCTTACCCCGACGGCACGCCGGCGCGTTGTCGCCTGAGCGTGACGGTTACGGGGGCGGCGCGGTCGGCAACGACCGATGATCTGGGCATTGCGGACCTGAGTTTCACTCCGACCGGCGGCGTCTCTCTGACGGTTGTCGCCGACGACGGCAAGGGCAACAAGGCAGAGCGCACGATCCCGCTTGGCGTCCAACCCGGCGCGGACGCCATCATCCTGCGCGCCGACGCCGCCATCGCCCGCGCCGGCGACAAGCTCGACGTGACGGTGCTGTGCACGCGCCAGACCGGCACCGTCTATCTCGACGCAGTGCGCGACGGGCAGACCATTCTGACGAAATCCCTCGACCTCAGCGGCGGCAAGGCGACGATGTCGCTGCCCATCACCCCCGATATGATAGGCACGGTTGAGCTACATGCCTACAAGATTCTACCTGACGAGAACATCATCCGCGACACGCGGCTGATCTATGTCAAACCGGCGGACGATCTGAGAATCGGCATCACGACCGACAAACAGACCTATCGCCCGCGCGGCAAGGCCCGCGTGGAGTTCACCGTCACCGACCAGCAGAATCATCCGGTGCTGGCCGCGCTCGGCGTGGTGGTGGTGGACGAGGCGGTCTATGCGCTGCAAGAGATGCAGCCGGGCCTGGCGGAGATCTACTTCACCCTGGAGCGCGAGCTGATGGAGCCGCGGTACGAGATCCACGGGCTGCGGCCGGCGAGCGTGGTGCGCGGGGAACTGCCGATCCCCGAAGCCGACCGCGCGGGCCTGCAGCAGAAGGCGGCGCGGGTGCTGTTCGCGGCAGTGGAGCGTCCGGAGCGGTTCAGCCTTAGCGTCAACACCTACACCGAGCGGGTGGCGAAGATGCGCGAGCAGTGGATGCAGGCCATGTCGCGCGACGCAGAGCGTATCAACCGCGCGCTGGAACAGTATCGCCAACGCCACGGTCGCTATCTCGATCCCAACGCCGACATCGCCGTGCTGGTGCAAGAGGGCCTGCTGCGGCGCTCCGACCTGCGCGACCAGTGGGGCAACCCCTACCGCGTGCGCTTCCGCGCTGCCAACGCGTGGCTGGAGAGCGCAGGGCCGGACGGACGGTGGGATACCGTGGATGACCTGCGCGCCGCCGAGATGCTCGGTCGCTTCCGCGGCGGAGCAGTGGAATCTGAGCAGATGCCCGCAATGCCGCAAGAAGGGCTCTTCTTCGGCCGGCGTGAAGCGGCCGCGGCGCCCGCGGCGATGGCAAAGGACGCCCGCCGCGAAGTCGGCGACGCCGCCGCCCCCGAGCCGGTGATGGTGCGCCAGTTCTTCCCCGAGACCATGTTCTTCGATCCGCAGATCATCACCGACGAACGCGGCCGCGCCACCCTTGACCTCGACATGGCCGACTCCATCACCACCTGGCGCATGAGCACCATGGCCTCCTCCATGCGCGGGCAACTCGGCAGCCGCGACCTGCCCCTGCGCGTGTTCCAGGATTTCTTCATTGACATTGACCTGCCGGTCGCCCTGACGCAGAACGATGAAGTCTCGATCCCGGTGGCGATCTACAACTACTTGAAGCGCCCGCAGGAGATCAAGCTGGAGCTGGAGCGCGGCGCCTGGTTCGAGTTGCTGGGTGACGCCGCCAAGACGGTGACCATCAAGGCCGAGGATGTCGGCGTGACTTATTTCCGCCTGCGCGTAAAGCAGATCGGCAACCACCGCCTCACCGTCACCGCGCGCGGGAGCGAGATGTCGGACGCCATGCAGCGCCAGATCGAGGTCGTCCCCGACGGCAAGGAGGTGCGCGAGGTGGTCAACGACCGCATTGACGCCGACGTCCGCCGCACCGTCGTCATCCCCGCCGAGGCGCTGCCCGACGCCAGCAACCTCCTGGTCAAGATCTACCCCGGCGTGTTCAGCCAGGCGGTGGAGGGGCTGGACGCGATGCTGCGCATGCCGTTCGGCTGCTTCGAGCAGACGTCTTCGGTGACCTACCCCAACGTGCTGGTGCTCGACTACCTGAAGACGACCGGCAAGGTCAGCCCCGAGCTGCAGATGAAAGCCGAGGGGTTCATCGGCGTCGGCTACCAGCGGCTGGTGTCGTACGAGGTGGCGGGCGGCGGCTTCTCGTGGTTCGGCAACGCGCCCGCGCACCAGGTGCTCACCGCCTACGGGCTGCTGGAGTTCTCCGACATGGCGCGGGTGCATGAGGTTGACGCCAACGTCATCCGCCGCACCCAGGAATGGCTGGCCGGCCGCCAGCAGGCCGACGGCACGTGGCCGCTGGACAAAGGCGGCATCGCCGAGGGCATCATCAACCGCCAGACCGATGTCTTCCGCACCACCGCCTACATCACGTGGGCGCTCGCCGAATCGGGCTACCAGGGGCCGGCGCTCAGCAAGGGCCTCGATTATGTCCGCGCGCACTACGCCAAGGAGAAGGACCCCTACGCGCTGGCGGTGGTCGCCAACGCGTTCCTGACCATTGACCCCAACGATCCCGACGGCAAGACCGCGATTGACATGCTCGCCGAGTTAGCGGTGGAGCAGGACAAGGTCGCCTACTGGAAGGGCGCCGGGCGCACGTTTACCGGCGCCACCGACCAAGGCGCCGACCTCGAGACGACGGCGCTTGCCGCCTACGCCGTGGTGAAATCCGGGCGTCACGTCGGCCTTACCAACAAGGCGATGAACTATCTCGTCCAGGCCAAGGATTCCTTCGGCACCTGGCAGACGACCCAGGCCACGGTGTGGGCGCTCAAGGCGATGCTGGCGGCGATGGGCAAGGCCACGCAGGAGATTGACGCCAAGCTGACGGTGTCTATCAACGGCAAGCAGGCGGCCAAGTTCGCCATTACCCCCGAGGACTACGATGTCATGCGCCAGGTGGATCTGAAGGGCCTGGCGCAGGCCGGTAAGAACGAGGTGACGATCACCTTCTCCGGCAAGGGCAGCGCGCTCTACCAGATCGTGAGCATCTACTACCTGCCGTGGCAGCGCGTGCAGCAGCCGCCGAAGGAAGTCCTCGGCATCCAGGTCAGCTACGACAAGACCCGCCTCGCCCAGAACGACACCGCCACCTGCTCGGTGAAGGTGACCAACAATACCGGCAAGGTCGCCGAGATGGTCATCATTGACCTCGGCGTTCCCCCCGGATTCGAGGTCATGCCCGAGGACTTGCAGCGCATGGTGGATAAGGGCGTGTTCCAGAAGTTCACTCTCGCCGCGCGGCAGATCATCATCTACATCGAGGAGATCAAGCCGGGCGCGCCGCTGGAGTTCTCATACACCCTGCGGGCGAAGTTCCCGATCAAGGCCAAGACGCCGCAATCGCGAGTGTACAAGTACTACAACCCCGAGGTCGTCGGCATCGCCCGACCGGTGGAGATGGCGATCGAGGGCTGA
- a CDS encoding nitroreductase family protein: MDAIEAIKKRTSVRAYKPDPVPRELLEELVDCGRRAPSAMAVNPWQFVVVTEKAMLGRLAATTDYGKFIADAPACIAVLCEDVKYFLEDGCAAVENILLAAAARGLGACWVAGDKKPYANTIRDLLGAPATHRLVALLAVGYPASEAQPKEKPALDQVLHWERY; this comes from the coding sequence ATGGATGCAATCGAGGCGATCAAGAAACGCACGAGCGTGCGCGCTTACAAGCCCGACCCGGTGCCGCGCGAGCTGCTCGAGGAGCTGGTGGATTGCGGCCGGCGCGCGCCATCGGCGATGGCGGTCAACCCCTGGCAGTTCGTGGTGGTGACCGAGAAGGCGATGCTCGGCAGGCTCGCGGCGACCACCGACTACGGCAAGTTCATCGCCGATGCGCCGGCGTGCATTGCTGTCCTCTGCGAGGACGTCAAGTACTTCCTGGAGGACGGCTGCGCGGCGGTCGAGAACATCCTGCTGGCCGCCGCCGCGCGCGGCCTCGGGGCGTGCTGGGTAGCCGGGGACAAGAAACCCTACGCCAACACCATCCGCGACCTGCTAGGCGCGCCGGCGACCCATCGCTTAGTCGCCCTGCTGGCGGTCGGGTATCCGGCCTCCGAAGCGCAGCCGAAGGAGAAGCCCGCGCTCGACCAGGTGCTGCACTGGGAGCGGTACTGA